Proteins from a genomic interval of Pseudomonadota bacterium:
- a CDS encoding M13 family peptidase, which translates to DFYQYAVGGYTKSHPIPADRASWGVDGELTQRVQNTLRDILDTLPDNAPAGSNEQKLGDLYRSGMDQARIDAAGLTPLQPLFDRISAITDMSDVQAEVARLHAAGFSAMFGFGATPDARNPQQIIGEADQGGLSMPNREYYLSSDPEKKRVRDAYIDHVAKMFALAGDDALQSRAHAVEVLALETQLAEGCLTPEQMRDPQALYNPMDRAQLSQLTPHIDWNRYFNGVGRPDIESVNVGMPSFFATLDKTVATSTPGQWKTYLRWQVLRQMAPYLPSDIEKEGFRFTGTVLTGVTEQAPRWKRVVATTDELMGDALGQKFVERSFTPQAKARMLEMVENIKAAVREKIATGWMSDASKQGALAKVDSLKAKIGYPDVWQSYDALDIHTDAYASNVMRANAFAAANSLATIGKPKDPNKWEMTPSTVNAYYMPPNNEIVFPAAILQPPYFDVNADDAANYGATGATIGHELTHAFDDEGSQFDATGALKTWMTLEDQAKFQQRAEGVAKQFDEFSYDGQKCNGHLVEGESIADLGGLEIAWAAFQKAQAGKPEPKTDDGFTPAQRFFLNYALSWATNIRPEKAHLLLSNDPHPLPYFRVIGPLANLPEFHEAFGVKPSDAMMRPENVRNKLWNA; encoded by the coding sequence CGATTTCTACCAGTACGCGGTGGGTGGCTATACCAAGAGCCACCCCATCCCTGCTGACCGAGCCAGCTGGGGGGTTGACGGCGAGCTGACGCAACGCGTGCAGAACACCCTGCGCGACATTCTCGACACCCTGCCAGACAACGCCCCCGCGGGCAGCAACGAGCAGAAGCTGGGCGATCTCTACCGCAGCGGAATGGACCAGGCACGCATCGACGCCGCCGGCCTGACCCCCCTGCAACCACTGTTCGATCGCATCAGCGCCATCACCGACATGAGCGATGTGCAGGCCGAGGTCGCGCGACTGCACGCCGCCGGCTTCTCTGCGATGTTCGGCTTCGGCGCCACCCCCGACGCCAGGAACCCGCAGCAGATCATCGGCGAGGCCGACCAAGGCGGCCTCTCCATGCCCAACCGCGAGTACTACCTCTCCAGCGATCCAGAGAAGAAGCGCGTGCGTGACGCCTACATCGATCACGTGGCGAAGATGTTCGCCCTGGCCGGCGACGACGCGCTCCAATCACGCGCCCACGCAGTCGAGGTGCTGGCCCTCGAGACACAGCTTGCGGAGGGCTGCCTCACGCCAGAGCAGATGCGTGATCCGCAGGCGCTCTACAATCCCATGGACCGCGCGCAGCTGTCGCAGCTCACGCCGCACATCGACTGGAACCGCTACTTCAACGGCGTCGGTCGCCCCGATATCGAATCGGTGAACGTGGGCATGCCCTCGTTCTTCGCCACACTCGACAAGACCGTTGCGACGAGCACGCCCGGTCAGTGGAAGACCTATCTGCGCTGGCAGGTGCTGCGGCAGATGGCCCCCTATCTGCCAAGCGACATCGAGAAGGAGGGCTTCCGCTTCACGGGAACCGTGCTCACCGGCGTCACCGAGCAGGCCCCTCGCTGGAAGCGTGTGGTGGCCACCACCGATGAGCTCATGGGCGACGCCCTGGGGCAGAAGTTCGTCGAGCGCAGCTTCACCCCCCAGGCCAAGGCGCGAATGCTCGAGATGGTCGAGAACATCAAGGCGGCGGTGCGCGAGAAGATCGCGACCGGGTGGATGTCTGACGCGTCGAAGCAGGGTGCGCTGGCGAAGGTCGACAGCCTCAAGGCCAAGATAGGCTACCCCGACGTCTGGCAGTCGTACGATGCCCTCGACATCCACACCGATGCCTACGCAAGCAACGTCATGCGCGCCAACGCCTTCGCAGCGGCCAACAGCCTGGCCACCATCGGCAAGCCGAAGGATCCGAACAAGTGGGAGATGACCCCGAGCACGGTCAACGCGTACTACATGCCGCCCAACAACGAGATCGTCTTCCCGGCGGCGATTCTGCAACCCCCCTACTTCGATGTGAACGCAGATGACGCGGCCAACTACGGCGCAACCGGCGCCACCATCGGCCACGAGCTGACCCACGCCTTCGACGATGAAGGCTCGCAGTTCGACGCCACCGGCGCGCTGAAGACGTGGATGACCCTGGAAGACCAGGCGAAGTTCCAGCAGCGAGCTGAGGGCGTGGCGAAGCAGTTCGACGAGTTCAGCTACGACGGCCAGAAGTGCAACGGCCATCTCGTCGAGGGAGAGTCCATCGCCGACCTCGGCGGTCTCGAGATCGCCTGGGCCGCCTTCCAGAAGGCCCAGGCCGGGAAGCCCGAGCCGAAGACCGATGACGGCTTCACCCCGGCCCAGCGCTTCTTCTTGAACTACGCCCTGAGCTGGGCCACCAACATCCGCCCGGAGAAGGCCCACCTGCTGCTCTCGAACGACCCGCACCCGCTGCCGTACTTCCGCGTCATCGGGCCGCTCGCGAACCTGCCCGAGTTCCACGAGGCCTTCGGCGTGAAGCCAAGCGATGCCATGATGCGACCGGAGAACGTGCGCAACAAGCTCTGGAACGCGTGA
- a CDS encoding PEGA domain-containing protein, translated as MRWARSPDTTRSFSRSTASRPPEPSWRSSPESDRGFRCASPSGAAQEPLADVDEQRLICAVGVLLCVVEEPMLAVGAMLQGRYKITEPLSEGGMSIVYLAEDAVLGNRVAIKEMKVHFLSANERALAADQFLKEARILASLEHAGLPRVTNFFEQDSRHYLVMDYIAGDTFETLVNQSGGSLPEDMVLRVADGVARVLDYLHNVKPAVIFRDLKPSNIMLLRAAHGAEDERDRLKLIDFGISKFFDSAQGTHTIIKGAGTPGYAPPEQYGSQGRMRTDPRSDLYSLGATMYSLLTGTIPAEATDRWMNGEILTPPRQLNALVSVETEALVLQLLELKPEARPSTAREVIDRIDGLLAARTRNASSSGNLQRPARRFRSSITGAAADDGTGPQEMASAPNPTVEPSASTSTVEASTSPPTSESSGQPPPAPVPSAPAPVPVASSPEPAPSTPAPVPVALQPSPQAQPEDLSQRPLPRSQNPTVLGAGKSQARSPVIPALVVIALLGLSTAALSAFEIWPFTSRVPKIAGGSPSPTASVASSSAPASPAVSPSSLPSPALAPTRLGVEVSPTGGKVFLDGGAAVEASSGCLWLTVSPGPHTLKVRKQGYLTRIVTAEARAQTDVKLAVPLVKEATLRINATPLGAKVVVDEKEIGRVPVTLRSLAEGNHRYKVFAPDHVAETGTIKLKAGQEARLDFHLDPVGGARVPNGSLDVPTVPQRVPTYEPPPYRPPVVRPPVSVPQRPVPEPRATSVDIPAPRATPR; from the coding sequence GTCGCCGGAGAGTGATCGCGGCTTTCGTTGCGCGAGCCCATCCGGCGCTGCGCAGGAACCCCTTGCCGATGTCGACGAACAACGCCTTATCTGCGCGGTCGGCGTGCTGTTGTGCGTCGTGGAGGAACCAATGCTCGCGGTCGGCGCGATGCTGCAAGGGCGATACAAGATAACAGAACCGCTCAGCGAGGGGGGGATGAGCATCGTCTACCTCGCTGAAGATGCCGTTCTCGGCAATCGCGTTGCGATCAAGGAGATGAAGGTTCATTTCCTCTCTGCCAACGAGCGTGCCCTGGCTGCCGATCAGTTCCTCAAGGAAGCCCGCATCCTCGCCAGTCTCGAACACGCTGGCCTGCCTCGCGTCACGAACTTCTTCGAGCAGGATTCCCGCCACTATCTCGTGATGGACTACATCGCCGGAGACACCTTCGAGACGCTGGTGAACCAGAGCGGCGGCAGTCTGCCCGAAGATATGGTGCTGCGCGTCGCCGACGGGGTGGCGCGCGTGCTCGACTACCTGCACAACGTCAAGCCGGCCGTCATCTTCCGTGATCTCAAGCCGTCGAACATCATGTTGCTGCGCGCGGCGCATGGCGCCGAAGATGAGCGTGATCGCCTGAAGCTCATCGACTTCGGCATCTCGAAGTTCTTTGATTCGGCACAGGGCACGCACACCATCATCAAAGGCGCGGGCACGCCGGGCTACGCGCCACCGGAGCAGTACGGCTCGCAGGGTCGCATGCGCACCGACCCTCGCTCCGACCTCTACTCCCTCGGGGCTACCATGTACTCCCTTCTGACCGGCACGATCCCGGCAGAAGCCACCGACCGCTGGATGAACGGTGAGATCCTCACGCCTCCACGGCAGCTGAACGCACTGGTCTCTGTGGAGACAGAGGCGCTGGTGCTCCAGCTTCTCGAGCTCAAGCCAGAAGCGCGCCCATCGACCGCTCGCGAGGTGATCGATCGCATCGACGGCCTCCTTGCCGCGCGGACGCGGAACGCATCGTCGTCGGGCAATCTGCAGCGTCCGGCGCGTCGCTTTCGGTCGAGCATCACGGGGGCTGCGGCCGACGACGGCACAGGACCGCAAGAGATGGCTTCTGCCCCCAATCCGACGGTCGAACCATCGGCCTCGACTTCGACTGTCGAGGCGTCGACCTCGCCGCCCACGTCTGAGAGCTCAGGGCAACCCCCTCCCGCACCCGTGCCTTCCGCACCCGCGCCGGTGCCTGTGGCGTCGTCTCCCGAACCCGCGCCTTCCACACCCGCGCCGGTGCCTGTGGCGTTGCAACCCTCTCCTCAGGCACAGCCGGAGGACCTCTCGCAACGGCCGCTGCCTCGTTCGCAGAACCCCACCGTGCTCGGTGCGGGGAAGTCGCAGGCACGCTCTCCGGTCATCCCGGCGCTTGTCGTCATCGCGCTGCTCGGCCTCAGCACGGCGGCCTTGTCGGCGTTCGAGATCTGGCCGTTCACCTCACGGGTGCCGAAGATCGCGGGTGGCTCTCCGTCTCCCACGGCATCGGTCGCGTCGTCTTCCGCCCCTGCCTCTCCCGCGGTGTCGCCGTCGTCTCTCCCTTCGCCAGCGCTCGCGCCCACGCGGCTGGGGGTCGAGGTCTCTCCCACGGGAGGCAAGGTGTTCCTCGACGGTGGCGCCGCCGTCGAGGCTTCGAGCGGCTGTCTCTGGCTCACCGTCTCCCCGGGGCCGCACACCCTGAAGGTTCGAAAGCAGGGATATCTCACGCGCATCGTCACCGCCGAGGCGCGCGCCCAGACCGACGTGAAGCTTGCCGTCCCCCTCGTGAAGGAGGCGACGCTGCGGATCAATGCCACGCCTCTGGGGGCCAAGGTCGTGGTCGATGAGAAGGAGATCGGTCGCGTGCCGGTGACGCTCCGCAGCCTTGCGGAGGGCAATCACCGCTACAAGGTGTTCGCGCCGGATCACGTCGCGGAGACGGGAACCATCAAGCTGAAGGCCGGACAGGAGGCGCGTCTCGACTTCCACCTCGATCCGGTGGGGGGCGCACGCGTACCGAATGGGAGTCTCGATGTCCCGACGGTCCCGCAGCGTGTCCCGACCTACGAGCCGCCTCCCTATCGACCGCCTGTGGTGCGGCCGCCCGTGTCTGTCCCGCAGCGTCCGGTACCGGAGCCACGGGCGACCTCGGTTGACATTCCCGCGCCCCGCGCCACCCCGCGCTGA